The proteins below come from a single Rosa rugosa chromosome 2, drRosRugo1.1, whole genome shotgun sequence genomic window:
- the LOC133732761 gene encoding large ribosomal subunit protein uL5m, protein MARRSGVLLRQLLGNQSNPALLHYHNLSPNPLQTLTLTSIPSASKSFSTFPLDFHYEDVLRQDMLLKMNYDNVMQVPRLCELKLLSKAPEIGKIAMEISGGQKFLTQKDKDLTAKGFRGANLVSHRARQTTLRRIGMSNFLVRSLTVMSLLSSPVQIRKNFIQFSMETEFIESSPELEDHFEIFEQIKGFNVTIVTSASTKDEASLLWSGFLQKDEIAD, encoded by the exons ATGGCGAGGAGATCCGGAGTTTTACTCCGCCAATTGCTCGGGAATCAAAGCAACCCAGCTCTTCTTCACTATCACAACCTTTCTCCTAATCCTctccaaaccctaaccctaacttCAATTCCCTCCGCCTCCAAATCCTTCTCTACCTTCCCGCTCGATTTTCACTACGAGGACGTATTGCGTCAGGATATGCTGCTCAAGATGAACTACGATAACGTTATGCAAGTTCCTCGCCTCTGCGAACTGAAACTGTTATCGAAGGCGCCGGAGATTGGAAAAATTGCGATGGAGATTTCCGGCGGACAGAAGTTTCTGACGCAGAAGGATAAGGATTTGACGGCCAAGGGGTTTAGGGGCGCCAATTTGGTCAGCCACCGAGCTCGGCAGACCACTCTCCGGAGAATCGGAATGTCTAATTTTCTGGTGAGAAGCCTGACGGTGATGTCTCTTTTGTCTTCTCCGGTTCAAATTCGGAAGAATTTCATTCAGTTTTCGATGGAGACGGAGTTTATAGAGTCCTCGCCGGAGCTTGAGGATCATTTCGAGATCTTTGAACAGATTAAAGGGTTCAATGTGACTATTGTCACTTCGGCCAGCACCAAAGATGAGGCTTCACTGCTGTGGAGCGGCTTTTTGCAAAAGGATGAG ATAGCTGATTAA